In Spirochaeta thermophila DSM 6578, the following proteins share a genomic window:
- a CDS encoding nitrilase-related carbon-nitrogen hydrolase, with protein sequence MNVGYLQFAPLFGESEKNLEAIREHILAHLQGGGTKPDLLVLPELALSGYLFLSQEEVARMAEPVDTGPCIEALSRLAQETGIHLVTGFAEEEMGRYYNSAVLLTPEGRRFLYRKMHLFAEEKYFFSPGDLGFPVFTIQGVRVALLVCFDHMFPEAARTVALQGAHVVCHPSNLVLPEYGQLTTRVRAIENRIFWILANRIGVEERGGKRLRYTGRSHVISPKGTILAQAPEEEAALHVVEIDPKEAEDKHVTPHNHLFHERRLDYYILFSA encoded by the coding sequence ATGAACGTAGGCTACCTCCAGTTCGCCCCCCTCTTCGGCGAGTCGGAGAAGAACCTGGAAGCCATCCGTGAACATATACTCGCCCATCTCCAGGGCGGCGGAACGAAACCCGACCTCCTCGTCCTCCCCGAGCTCGCCCTCTCCGGCTACCTCTTCCTCTCACAGGAGGAAGTGGCACGGATGGCCGAACCCGTGGACACCGGCCCCTGCATCGAGGCCCTCTCCCGGCTCGCACAGGAGACGGGCATCCATCTTGTCACGGGCTTCGCCGAAGAGGAGATGGGAAGGTACTACAACAGCGCGGTCCTCCTCACCCCCGAAGGCAGACGTTTCCTCTACCGTAAGATGCACCTCTTCGCCGAGGAGAAATACTTCTTCTCTCCCGGGGACCTCGGTTTTCCGGTCTTCACCATACAGGGGGTACGCGTGGCCCTCCTCGTGTGCTTCGACCACATGTTCCCCGAGGCAGCCCGCACCGTGGCCCTTCAAGGAGCACACGTGGTGTGCCATCCCTCCAACCTCGTGCTCCCCGAGTACGGCCAGCTCACCACACGGGTCCGCGCCATCGAGAACCGCATCTTCTGGATACTCGCCAACCGGATCGGCGTGGAGGAGCGAGGCGGGAAACGCCTCAGGTATACCGGAAGGAGCCACGTCATCTCCCCCAAAGGGACCATCCTCGCCCAGGCGCCCGAAGAGGAAGCAGCCCTCCACGTGGTGGAGATAGACCCCAAGGAGGCCGAGGACAAGCACGTGACCCCCCACAACCACCTCTTCCACGAGAGACGGCTCGACTACTACATCCTCTTCTCGGCCTGA
- a CDS encoding transposase codes for MLENLPDEELMQQLEQRRGRGRNEYPVRAMWNSLVAGIVFQHPSIEQLRRELLRNGQLRDLCGCDPTRGSDAVPSASAYSRFLSTLRKRSIREALVRVFTSLVDQCYRELPGFGRRLGADGKGIASVARRRGKGAGDRRGEHDADWGCHEYVYQNERGEVQKSVKKWFGFTVHLLADTAYELPVAFTVSRASKHEVPVMRKLIRSLDRHRPHILKAAEVFTADRGYDDGTLIDLLWHEHRIKPVIDIRNLWKDGEQTRLVPGTRNVVYDYQGTVSCVCMATGTQREMAYRGFEEKRGTLKYGCPAVHYGYECAGKASCPLASCIRIPLSTDRRVFTPLARSSYRWKREYAKRTALERIHSRLDRSFSLELHTIRGQEKLSVHLTLVFSVMSALALGRVRENQPNQMRSLVRPAA; via the coding sequence GTGTTGGAGAACCTGCCGGATGAGGAACTGATGCAGCAGCTGGAACAGAGGCGGGGGAGAGGCCGGAATGAATATCCGGTACGGGCGATGTGGAACTCGCTCGTTGCGGGGATAGTGTTTCAGCACCCGAGCATCGAGCAGCTACGCCGGGAGCTCTTGCGGAACGGGCAACTGAGGGACCTGTGTGGATGTGATCCTACCCGGGGAAGCGATGCGGTACCCAGTGCCAGCGCGTACAGCCGGTTTCTTTCCACCTTGAGGAAGCGGAGTATCCGGGAAGCACTGGTAAGGGTGTTTACCAGCCTGGTGGATCAGTGCTACCGGGAGCTGCCTGGATTTGGGCGGCGGCTGGGAGCCGATGGGAAGGGGATAGCAAGCGTTGCCCGTCGAAGGGGGAAGGGTGCCGGAGACCGGCGAGGGGAGCACGATGCGGACTGGGGGTGTCATGAGTATGTGTATCAGAATGAACGGGGGGAGGTGCAGAAGTCGGTAAAGAAATGGTTCGGGTTTACGGTGCACCTCCTTGCGGATACAGCGTATGAACTGCCGGTGGCCTTTACGGTGAGTCGGGCCTCAAAGCACGAGGTGCCGGTGATGCGAAAGCTGATTCGGTCCCTGGATCGCCATAGGCCGCATATACTCAAGGCGGCGGAAGTGTTCACGGCCGACCGGGGCTATGATGATGGCACGTTGATAGATCTGTTGTGGCACGAGCACCGGATCAAACCGGTCATCGATATTCGCAACCTGTGGAAAGATGGAGAACAGACCAGGCTGGTCCCGGGGACAAGAAATGTGGTGTATGACTACCAAGGGACGGTGAGTTGTGTCTGTATGGCCACGGGGACGCAGCGGGAGATGGCCTACCGGGGATTTGAAGAGAAGCGGGGCACGTTGAAGTACGGCTGTCCTGCGGTGCACTATGGGTATGAGTGTGCAGGCAAAGCCTCCTGTCCCTTGGCCTCCTGTATTCGGATCCCCCTCTCCACGGACCGCAGAGTCTTCACGCCTCTCGCCCGGTCTTCGTATCGGTGGAAGCGGGAGTATGCCAAGCGAACGGCCTTGGAGCGGATCCACAGCCGGCTGGATCGAAGCTTTAGCCTGGAACTCCACACGATCCGGGGGCAGGAGAAACTGTCGGTTCACCTTACGCTGGTGTTTTCTGTCATGAGTGCCCTTGCCCTGGGACGAGTGCGAGAGAACCAGCCGAACCAGATGCGCTCCCTGGTCAGGCCTGCGGCCTAA
- a CDS encoding FprA family A-type flavoprotein: MNATELFPGIWHLGANISKDNLFEGMWPIPHGVSLNSYLVEGKDIALIDLVRDWEDAPGEIEKQLGQLGVDIQRIRYLVLNHLEPDHTGWVPGFKQRNPGVEIVTTKKGAELVDTFYHITDNVRVVKTGDSIDLGGGKVLRFYEIPNVHWPETMATYEVSSKALFPCDAFGSFGKIGDRIFDDQLSEEEHAFYEFESLRYYANIVASFSPFVERAIKALEGLEISAICPSHGIIWRRHPERIVERYARYASYYKGPAEPEVTLIWGSMYDNTATATDVVREALLESGITFHEYRVPEQDFSHILAHAWKSQGFILGMPTYEYHMFPPMAHTIDILGRKHVRGRTVFWYGSFGWSGGAEREFNELTERHKLGWEVVGKADFRGNPTAEDLSRLKREVTAFVEKVRERARTSA; this comes from the coding sequence ATGAATGCCACCGAACTCTTCCCGGGAATCTGGCACCTCGGTGCCAACATATCCAAGGACAACCTCTTCGAGGGTATGTGGCCCATACCCCATGGGGTCTCCCTCAACTCCTACCTCGTGGAGGGCAAGGACATCGCGCTCATCGATCTGGTGAGGGACTGGGAGGATGCCCCCGGTGAGATAGAGAAGCAGCTTGGCCAGCTGGGGGTGGATATCCAGAGGATCAGGTACCTGGTGCTCAACCACCTCGAGCCCGATCACACCGGATGGGTGCCCGGGTTCAAGCAACGGAACCCGGGTGTGGAGATCGTGACCACCAAGAAGGGGGCGGAACTCGTCGATACCTTCTACCATATCACCGACAACGTGCGGGTGGTGAAGACCGGCGACTCGATCGACCTCGGAGGCGGCAAGGTCCTCCGGTTCTACGAGATCCCCAACGTCCACTGGCCCGAGACCATGGCCACCTATGAGGTTTCGAGCAAGGCCCTCTTCCCCTGCGATGCCTTCGGCTCGTTCGGGAAGATAGGCGATCGGATCTTCGACGATCAGCTCTCCGAGGAGGAACACGCCTTCTACGAGTTCGAGAGCCTCAGGTACTACGCCAATATCGTGGCGAGCTTCTCACCCTTCGTGGAGCGGGCGATCAAGGCCCTGGAAGGCCTCGAGATCTCGGCGATCTGTCCCTCGCACGGGATCATCTGGCGGCGTCACCCGGAGCGGATCGTGGAGCGGTATGCCCGCTACGCCTCGTACTACAAGGGTCCCGCCGAGCCCGAGGTGACGCTCATTTGGGGCTCCATGTACGACAACACCGCGACGGCCACGGATGTGGTGCGTGAGGCCCTCCTCGAGAGCGGGATCACCTTCCACGAGTACCGGGTGCCTGAGCAGGACTTCTCCCACATCCTCGCCCACGCGTGGAAGTCCCAGGGGTTCATCCTGGGGATGCCCACCTACGAGTACCACATGTTCCCGCCCATGGCCCACACCATCGACATCCTCGGCAGGAAGCACGTGCGGGGCAGGACGGTCTTCTGGTACGGGTCGTTCGGATGGTCGGGCGGGGCCGAGCGCGAGTTCAACGAGCTCACAGAGCGGCACAAGCTCGGCTGGGAGGTGGTGGGCAAGGCCGACTTCCGGGGCAACCCCACCGCCGAGGACCTCTCCCGCCTCAAGCGCGAGGTGACCGCCTTCGTGGAGAAGGTGCGCGAGCGGGCGCGCACGTCGGCCTAG
- the asnS gene encoding asparagine--tRNA ligase, with product MDIIRQRIQDFFSTPPEGQKVEVLGWVRSVRESKQVAFLHLSDGSTTAPLQVVVDKTREELASCLETLRTGASVRVVGTLRPSPGTKQPVEIHAEALTVLGPAPEDYPLQKKRHSFEFLREIAHLRPRTNTIGAVMRVRNTLAWEIHRFFQERGFLYVHTPIITTGDAEGAGALFRVTTLPPDAPYDPTEDFFGAPAFLTVSGQLEAEAYALAFVNVYTFGPTFRAENSHTPRHLAEFWMVEPEMAFCDLEGDMHLAEEFITHLLEAVLERHPEEMAFFEQWIAPGLTDQLEAVVNTPFTHMTYTEVIEHLKKAPASFTFPPEWGMDLQTEHERYLTEELVKGPVIVTDYPKEIKAFYMKQNPDGRTVRAMDVLVPRLGEIIGGSQREDDYERLLARMQELGMRIEAYQWYLDLRRYGGAPHAGFGLGFDRLVQYVTGMQNIRDVIPFPRTPGNAAF from the coding sequence ATGGACATCATACGACAGAGGATACAGGACTTCTTCTCTACCCCTCCCGAAGGCCAGAAGGTGGAAGTACTCGGCTGGGTGCGATCGGTGCGCGAATCGAAGCAGGTGGCCTTCCTCCACCTCTCGGACGGATCCACCACCGCCCCCCTCCAGGTGGTGGTGGACAAGACCCGGGAGGAGCTCGCCTCCTGTCTGGAGACGCTCCGCACAGGTGCCTCGGTGAGGGTCGTGGGCACGCTCCGGCCCTCGCCCGGGACCAAGCAGCCGGTCGAGATACACGCAGAGGCCCTCACCGTGCTCGGCCCTGCGCCCGAGGACTACCCCCTCCAGAAGAAGCGCCACAGCTTCGAGTTCCTCAGGGAGATCGCCCACCTGCGCCCCCGCACCAACACCATAGGGGCGGTGATGCGCGTACGCAACACCCTCGCGTGGGAGATCCACCGCTTCTTCCAGGAACGTGGGTTCCTCTACGTCCACACCCCCATCATCACCACCGGCGACGCCGAGGGAGCGGGCGCCCTCTTCCGGGTGACCACCCTCCCCCCGGATGCGCCTTACGACCCGACCGAGGACTTCTTCGGCGCCCCGGCCTTCCTCACGGTGAGCGGCCAGCTCGAGGCAGAGGCCTACGCCCTCGCCTTCGTGAACGTCTACACCTTCGGCCCCACCTTCAGGGCGGAGAACTCCCACACCCCCCGCCACCTCGCCGAGTTCTGGATGGTGGAACCCGAGATGGCCTTCTGCGACCTCGAGGGAGACATGCACCTCGCAGAGGAGTTCATCACCCACCTCCTCGAGGCCGTACTGGAACGCCACCCCGAAGAGATGGCCTTCTTCGAACAGTGGATCGCACCGGGTCTCACGGACCAGCTCGAGGCCGTGGTGAACACCCCCTTCACCCACATGACCTATACTGAAGTCATAGAGCACCTGAAGAAGGCCCCGGCCTCCTTCACCTTCCCGCCGGAATGGGGCATGGACCTGCAGACCGAACACGAGCGCTATCTCACCGAGGAGCTGGTGAAGGGGCCTGTGATCGTCACCGACTATCCGAAGGAGATCAAGGCCTTCTACATGAAACAGAACCCCGACGGCAGGACGGTGCGGGCCATGGACGTGCTCGTGCCCAGGCTGGGCGAGATCATCGGCGGAAGCCAGAGGGAGGACGACTACGAGCGGCTCCTCGCGCGCATGCAGGAGCTCGGGATGCGCATCGAGGCCTACCAGTGGTACCTCGATCTCAGGCGGTACGGCGGAGCCCCCCACGCGGGCTTCGGGCTCGGATTCGACCGGCTGGTACAGTACGTGACCGGTATGCAGAACATCCGCGACGTCATCCCCTTCCCCCGCACGCCGGGAAACGCGGCCTTCTGA
- a CDS encoding ABC transporter substrate-binding protein yields the protein MWRRGALVVLVGVLAAGLLPAGGVSEDEAVPDEVRLTLFLGPTALGFIPLLEAGEVGGVPLSYELVPQPDVAVSRILAGETDVAALPVNLAARLYNGGADYRMAAMYLWGLLYLVAPEPVTLEGLAGRRVYVPGKGATPDLVFRFLLEKRGIEGVELDYSLPPAGLAQAVAAGKVDYALLPEPFVSRVLALREDLVVALDLQAEWEREVGTPLTQTCIVVKGEFLEHHPAFWKEVRRAIEESIHQVVADPDATASSPVVEKLGLTADLARAAIPRCRLSYVPAREARQAVEAYLGVLLEYAPGSVGGALPPAEWYVE from the coding sequence ATGTGGAGACGAGGTGCCCTGGTCGTACTCGTAGGTGTCCTCGCTGCAGGTCTGCTTCCTGCGGGTGGGGTCTCCGAAGATGAGGCGGTACCCGATGAGGTGCGCCTCACCCTTTTCCTGGGACCGACCGCCCTCGGATTCATCCCCCTCCTCGAGGCGGGGGAGGTAGGCGGGGTGCCGCTCTCGTACGAGCTCGTGCCCCAGCCGGATGTGGCGGTCTCCCGCATACTCGCAGGCGAGACGGACGTGGCGGCGCTCCCGGTGAACCTCGCGGCGCGCCTCTACAACGGGGGAGCCGACTACCGCATGGCGGCGATGTACCTGTGGGGGCTCCTCTACCTGGTGGCGCCTGAGCCGGTCACCCTCGAGGGGCTCGCCGGCAGGCGGGTCTACGTGCCGGGCAAAGGGGCCACGCCCGATCTCGTCTTCCGGTTTCTGCTCGAGAAGCGGGGCATAGAGGGGGTGGAGCTGGACTACAGCCTCCCGCCTGCAGGGCTCGCCCAGGCGGTGGCGGCCGGCAAGGTGGACTACGCCCTCCTGCCCGAGCCGTTCGTGAGCAGGGTGCTCGCCCTGCGGGAGGACCTCGTGGTGGCGCTCGACCTCCAGGCCGAGTGGGAGCGCGAGGTGGGAACCCCCCTCACCCAGACGTGCATCGTGGTGAAGGGCGAGTTCCTCGAGCACCACCCGGCCTTCTGGAAGGAGGTGCGGCGCGCCATCGAGGAGTCGATCCACCAGGTGGTGGCCGATCCGGACGCGACGGCCTCCTCGCCGGTGGTGGAGAAGCTCGGACTCACGGCCGACCTTGCGAGGGCCGCGATCCCGCGGTGCAGGCTGAGCTATGTGCCGGCACGGGAGGCCCGCCAGGCCGTGGAGGCCTACCTGGGGGTGCTCCTGGAGTACGCGCCAGGCTCGGTGGGTGGGGCGCTTCCCCCGGCGGAGTGGTACGTGGAGTGA
- the gpmI gene encoding 2,3-bisphosphoglycerate-independent phosphoglycerate mutase has protein sequence MEIKVDPLKKNPAFTPRRGPLVLLILDGVGFSRYEEGDAFRRALTPHFDWLWEHCPHTTLKAHGTAVGLPSDGDMGNSEVGHNAIGCGRVYSQGAKLVDEAIASGRLFEGPVWRRLVDNAKKNESTLHFIGLFSDGNVHSNIAHLKAMLEQAKREGVKRARIHILLDGRDVGETSALEYVDPFEEFLARLNEDGVDYRIASGGGRMVITMDRYGANWDMVRKGWETHVLGEGRQFSSAHEAIETLRKETGAIDQDLPPFVIAEDGKPVGPIQDGDSVIFFNFRGDRAIEMSMAFEMDDFPYFDRKRRPKVEYAGMMEYDGDKHIPRQYLVAPPSIDRTVGEYLAASGVTQMAVSETQKFGHVTYFFNGNRTGKFSEELEEYIEIPSDIVPFEWRPWMKGAEIAEEVIKAVKENRFRFIRANFPNGDMVGHTGVFQAAVCAMEAVDIQLGRIRKAVEEAGGILLVTADHGNCEEMYEHDKNGNVVRNPDGTPKAKTAHTLNPVPFIIYDPEYRGDYETTLREGLGISSIGTTCIELLGFIPPDDYDPGIVPVKR, from the coding sequence ATGGAGATCAAGGTCGATCCGCTCAAGAAGAATCCGGCGTTCACCCCGAGACGGGGACCGCTGGTGCTGCTCATCCTCGACGGGGTGGGTTTCAGCCGATACGAGGAGGGCGATGCCTTCCGGCGGGCCCTCACCCCCCACTTCGACTGGCTCTGGGAGCACTGTCCGCACACCACACTCAAGGCGCACGGGACGGCGGTGGGACTTCCCAGTGACGGTGACATGGGAAACAGTGAGGTGGGCCACAACGCCATAGGGTGCGGCAGGGTCTACTCGCAGGGGGCGAAGCTCGTGGACGAGGCCATCGCCTCGGGCAGGCTCTTCGAGGGACCTGTGTGGCGCAGACTCGTCGACAATGCGAAGAAGAACGAGTCCACCCTCCACTTCATCGGCCTCTTCTCCGACGGCAACGTGCACAGCAACATCGCACACCTCAAGGCCATGCTCGAACAGGCCAAGAGGGAGGGGGTGAAGCGGGCCCGCATCCACATCCTGCTCGACGGCCGCGACGTGGGCGAGACGAGCGCCCTCGAGTACGTGGACCCCTTCGAGGAGTTCCTCGCCCGGCTCAACGAGGACGGGGTGGACTACCGTATCGCCTCTGGAGGCGGCCGCATGGTGATCACCATGGACCGGTATGGCGCCAACTGGGACATGGTGCGCAAGGGGTGGGAGACCCACGTCCTTGGAGAAGGAAGGCAGTTCTCCTCTGCCCATGAGGCAATCGAGACCCTTCGCAAGGAGACGGGGGCCATCGACCAGGACCTTCCTCCCTTTGTCATTGCCGAAGACGGGAAACCTGTAGGACCCATCCAGGACGGCGATTCGGTCATCTTCTTCAACTTCAGGGGGGACAGGGCCATAGAGATGAGCATGGCCTTCGAGATGGACGACTTCCCCTACTTCGACAGGAAGCGTCGGCCCAAGGTGGAGTACGCGGGCATGATGGAGTACGACGGCGACAAGCACATCCCCAGACAGTACCTCGTGGCCCCGCCCTCCATCGACCGCACGGTGGGGGAGTACCTCGCAGCGAGCGGCGTCACCCAGATGGCGGTCTCCGAGACCCAGAAGTTCGGCCACGTCACCTATTTCTTCAACGGGAACCGCACCGGCAAGTTCAGCGAGGAGCTCGAGGAGTACATAGAGATCCCCTCCGACATCGTGCCCTTCGAGTGGCGGCCCTGGATGAAGGGGGCCGAGATCGCCGAGGAGGTGATCAAGGCGGTGAAGGAGAACCGGTTCCGGTTCATCCGGGCCAACTTCCCCAACGGTGACATGGTGGGGCACACGGGGGTCTTCCAGGCAGCGGTGTGCGCCATGGAGGCGGTGGACATCCAGCTCGGCCGCATCCGCAAGGCCGTGGAGGAGGCGGGCGGCATCCTGCTGGTCACCGCGGACCACGGCAACTGCGAGGAGATGTACGAGCACGACAAGAACGGCAACGTGGTGCGGAACCCCGACGGCACCCCCAAGGCCAAGACGGCCCACACCCTCAACCCGGTGCCCTTCATCATCTATGACCCTGAGTACAGGGGAGACTATGAGACCACCCTGAGGGAAGGCCTGGGCATAAGCTCCATCGGCACCACGTGTATAGAGCTCCTCGGGTTCATTCCACCTGACGACTACGACCCCGGCATCGTGCCGGTGAAGCGGTGA
- a CDS encoding Lsa36 family surface (lipo)protein, which translates to MILLAPILSGLEVQVEAPQVDFSRLEQELNAAYGEIFDLSSLETQMNADLASLAAALEADLRDRLVEADVEAELLLKGFSTAAVFASHAGGMRSSPDYSFIQVSVGGAFGFQNPSSFPFNVGSLYEAAEETFNVLAGGSIQLGAEVGFNLSFLVPGLHVGVRFGKFMLDDLALTKEVFLSYDLTLVGLSASYPLINGVGAGGIGWSGIHAGTGVLYEGLSTVYSRSFSSFYEASSQSYSPVYSGNYHLEIPAGPTLELIPWVDLKMTSSQVVVPLEILTGFSTPLFRMIGGGGVDLAFGSSRLEVSCGSSVKMDGTIEVWGPSQVEEVKSISSYASSSSAEVNGEVETSPLAVNPKLIMGAGWFLGPVVIDTGLVLYFNGGSGFSGTLSVGWVW; encoded by the coding sequence ATGATCCTTCTTGCTCCCATTCTCTCCGGGCTGGAGGTGCAGGTAGAGGCGCCTCAGGTTGATTTTTCCCGTCTTGAACAGGAGCTAAATGCGGCGTATGGGGAAATCTTTGATCTCTCAAGCCTTGAAACCCAGATGAACGCCGATCTCGCCTCGCTTGCTGCTGCACTTGAGGCAGATCTCCGAGATCGGTTAGTGGAGGCGGATGTGGAAGCAGAGTTGCTCCTCAAGGGATTTTCCACTGCAGCGGTATTCGCCTCTCATGCAGGGGGTATGCGTTCTTCTCCGGATTACTCGTTCATCCAGGTAAGTGTGGGGGGTGCCTTCGGATTCCAGAATCCTTCATCGTTTCCTTTCAACGTAGGGAGTCTCTACGAGGCGGCGGAGGAGACCTTCAATGTGCTCGCGGGAGGGAGTATCCAGCTGGGTGCAGAAGTAGGATTCAACCTTTCTTTTCTGGTGCCCGGCCTCCATGTGGGGGTGAGGTTCGGTAAATTCATGCTCGATGACCTTGCTCTCACGAAAGAGGTGTTTCTCTCCTATGACCTCACCCTGGTGGGACTCAGTGCGTCGTATCCTCTTATCAATGGGGTGGGAGCAGGGGGAATAGGATGGTCAGGGATTCATGCAGGCACAGGAGTCCTCTACGAAGGGCTCAGCACCGTGTATTCCAGAAGTTTTTCCTCGTTCTATGAAGCGAGCTCACAGTCCTATTCTCCTGTGTACAGCGGGAATTACCATCTGGAGATACCAGCAGGTCCGACCCTGGAGCTTATCCCATGGGTAGATCTTAAGATGACCAGTTCTCAGGTAGTGGTGCCTTTGGAGATACTCACAGGGTTTTCGACGCCTCTTTTTCGGATGATAGGAGGAGGTGGTGTGGATCTCGCCTTTGGAAGTTCTCGGCTGGAGGTGAGTTGCGGTTCTTCGGTGAAAATGGATGGCACAATAGAGGTGTGGGGCCCCAGCCAGGTGGAGGAGGTAAAATCGATCTCCTCGTACGCTTCTTCCTCTAGCGCGGAAGTGAATGGAGAGGTGGAAACGAGTCCTCTCGCTGTGAACCCCAAGCTCATCATGGGCGCGGGATGGTTTTTGGGACCGGTGGTGATCGATACCGGATTGGTACTCTATTTCAACGGAGGAAGCGGCTTCTCTGGAACGCTCTCGGTAGGATGGGTATGGTGA
- a CDS encoding Lsa36 family surface (lipo)protein, whose translation MRRILVVLVTVLLVAGMAAAAEVKVTAPTVDFGSDTPYDEIDTFVNNVLKTLAQKVESDLNERIGAFEQPAFVEGMANAGIFASHVGVMRSRPEYGLLQVGAGIAIGFQSPSANPFDVEGIGQAMGAGGDVFAGVGIQAGGQVGLNASFLKEGLFLGLRFGRMDLTLLAEGMGDALPEGLSGSLSVIGLLANYQLVKPIDLMVVRWRGVMVGSGLIYQGLEVKYQPDVGPVSAEQTVAEDIDGGGKDETGTVTLTVVPEIEVGVKTGTVTIPLEVSTGMRVLVLNVSGGLGADLAFGSSNLIFNANADIEASGSITHGETGANLSIDSSSVTPGSATLDAGTDGGPSFVNPKVFASIGLLLGPVSLEIPFTYYINKGSGFNAGITLGLTF comes from the coding sequence ATGCGAAGGATACTGGTAGTCCTTGTGACAGTGCTCCTCGTGGCGGGCATGGCCGCGGCAGCAGAGGTGAAGGTGACAGCTCCAACCGTGGATTTCGGCTCGGACACGCCATATGATGAGATCGATACCTTTGTGAACAATGTGCTCAAGACCCTTGCTCAGAAGGTGGAGTCGGATCTCAATGAACGGATCGGGGCATTCGAACAGCCCGCCTTTGTTGAGGGTATGGCGAATGCAGGGATCTTCGCCTCGCACGTGGGGGTGATGCGTTCCAGGCCCGAGTACGGCCTGCTCCAGGTGGGGGCGGGGATCGCGATAGGGTTCCAGTCGCCCTCCGCCAATCCGTTCGATGTCGAGGGGATAGGCCAGGCCATGGGTGCAGGCGGCGATGTGTTCGCAGGTGTAGGGATTCAAGCGGGCGGACAGGTGGGCCTCAATGCCTCGTTCCTCAAGGAAGGCCTCTTCCTGGGGCTTCGCTTCGGCCGCATGGACCTCACTTTGCTCGCCGAGGGTATGGGGGACGCCCTCCCCGAAGGGCTTTCGGGTTCTCTGTCGGTGATAGGGCTTCTCGCCAACTATCAGCTGGTGAAGCCCATAGATCTCATGGTGGTGCGCTGGCGAGGGGTGATGGTGGGATCGGGTCTCATTTACCAGGGCCTCGAGGTGAAGTACCAGCCCGACGTGGGGCCTGTTTCGGCTGAACAGACGGTAGCCGAGGACATTGATGGCGGTGGAAAGGACGAGACGGGTACTGTGACCCTCACCGTTGTGCCCGAGATTGAAGTTGGTGTGAAGACTGGAACGGTGACCATCCCTCTTGAAGTCTCCACTGGTATGCGGGTGCTCGTGCTCAACGTGAGCGGAGGGCTTGGGGCGGATCTGGCCTTCGGCTCGAGCAATCTCATTTTCAATGCGAATGCAGACATAGAGGCCTCGGGGTCTATCACTCATGGTGAGACAGGGGCAAATCTCTCTATTGATTCCTCGTCCGTCACTCCCGGGTCCGCGACCTTGGACGCGGGGACGGACGGCGGGCCCTCTTTCGTCAACCCCAAGGTCTTCGCGAGCATCGGTCTGCTCCTGGGGCCCGTGTCCCTCGAGATACCCTTCACCTACTATATCAACAAAGGGTCCGGGTTCAACGCAGGGATCACGCTCGGGCTTACCTTCTAG
- the pgl gene encoding 6-phosphogluconolactonase: MERLDLRTGVARAAEWIAEVLALYRPEPHLVVGLPGGRSVVPVLEALRQREDLPWERCVFFLVDERCVPSGSPERNYTLLEQVFFGPLMEKGWITEDQVHPYEYHEEEADWGLEAYERVLRGYREGFHLVVLGAGEDGHVASLFPRHPSIWDDSPFYIQVEEAPKPPPRRVSASKTLLESSEACLLLFMGEGKREAYRRFLDPELPLADCPAKLAFEVDRLAVGTDLG, from the coding sequence ATGGAACGTCTCGACCTTCGCACAGGGGTGGCGCGGGCGGCGGAGTGGATAGCCGAGGTGCTCGCCCTTTACAGGCCGGAACCGCACCTCGTGGTGGGGCTTCCCGGCGGGCGGTCGGTGGTACCCGTGCTCGAGGCCTTGAGGCAGAGGGAAGACCTCCCGTGGGAGCGGTGCGTCTTCTTCCTGGTGGACGAGCGGTGCGTGCCCTCGGGAAGTCCGGAGAGGAACTACACCCTCCTCGAGCAGGTCTTCTTCGGGCCACTCATGGAGAAGGGGTGGATCACCGAAGACCAGGTGCACCCCTACGAGTACCACGAGGAGGAGGCGGACTGGGGGCTCGAGGCCTACGAGCGCGTCCTCAGAGGCTACAGGGAGGGCTTCCACCTGGTGGTGCTGGGAGCAGGTGAGGACGGACACGTGGCATCACTCTTTCCGCGGCATCCCTCGATCTGGGACGACAGCCCCTTCTACATACAGGTGGAAGAGGCCCCCAAGCCCCCACCCCGGAGGGTGAGTGCGAGCAAGACCCTCCTCGAGAGCTCGGAGGCCTGCCTCCTCCTCTTCATGGGCGAGGGGAAGCGCGAGGCCTACCGGCGGTTTCTCGACCCGGAGCTCCCCCTCGCCGACTGCCCTGCGAAGCTCGCCTTCGAGGTGGACAGGCTCGCAGTGGGAACAGATCTGGGATAG